Proteins encoded by one window of Candidatus Binatia bacterium:
- a CDS encoding ABC transporter ATP-binding protein/permease: MHVRGRSFVADIWSLARPYWVSEEKWVARGLLALVVGLSLGSIYIAVLVNHWNLAFYNALQEFDAIEFFRQLLIFLGLTAANVVCAVYQVYFGQMLQIRWRRWLTESFLAAWLKDHSYYRGALLGAVSENPDQRISEDIGLFVVYTLSMTLGMLTSAVTLVSFIAILWSLSGSLLVPLGPLGAVSIPGYMVWAALLYASLGTWLALRIGAPLVRLNFDLQRYEADFRLSMARVHDNAESIALTRGEANEQVRFRERFTRILRNYWAIMRRQKRLSAFTWIYGQLALVFPLLVAAPRYFAHQIMLGGLMQTAQAFGQVQGALSFIVNSYPDIARWRAAVDRLIGFERALRNPATCGSVERRIEVRRAPTLALHVDDLDIDLPSGAPLLRALSFTVLPGRSLLIVGPAGAGKTTLLRAIAGIWPYGKGRIEIPDTGREVIMPEKPYLPVGTLRQALTYPQVDARLAGDDLQWDPSQIGSAQHAGLAERDGEAAYSRAPIGPEGSGLPTDADLQRTLALCGVAHLASRLDDEQNWSQRLSLKEQKRLAFARLLLQRPDLIFLDETTSGLDDESALYLYRILREELPGAMVITVGHIGPLQQLHDAQLELRRCGERS; this comes from the coding sequence GTGCACGTGCGGGGCCGGTCGTTTGTGGCCGACATCTGGTCGCTGGCGCGGCCATATTGGGTGTCGGAAGAAAAGTGGGTGGCGCGTGGGCTGCTGGCGCTGGTCGTCGGGCTGTCGCTCGGCTCGATCTACATCGCCGTGCTGGTCAACCACTGGAACCTGGCGTTCTACAACGCGCTGCAGGAATTCGACGCCATTGAGTTTTTTCGCCAGCTGCTGATCTTCCTCGGGCTGACCGCCGCCAACGTGGTGTGCGCGGTGTACCAGGTCTATTTCGGCCAGATGTTGCAGATCCGGTGGCGGCGCTGGCTCACGGAGTCGTTTCTGGCGGCCTGGCTCAAGGACCACTCGTATTACCGTGGTGCTCTCCTCGGTGCAGTGTCGGAGAACCCGGACCAGCGCATCAGCGAGGACATCGGGCTCTTCGTCGTATACACCCTGAGTATGACGCTGGGGATGCTCACCTCAGCGGTGACGCTGGTGTCGTTCATCGCGATCCTCTGGAGTCTCTCCGGATCGCTACTGGTCCCGCTCGGGCCGCTCGGTGCGGTCAGCATTCCGGGATACATGGTGTGGGCGGCGTTGCTCTACGCCAGTCTCGGCACTTGGCTGGCGCTGCGCATCGGCGCACCGCTGGTGCGGCTGAACTTCGACCTGCAGCGCTACGAGGCGGATTTCCGCTTGAGCATGGCGCGGGTGCACGACAACGCCGAGAGCATCGCCCTGACGCGCGGCGAGGCCAACGAGCAGGTCCGCTTCCGCGAGCGTTTCACGCGCATTCTGCGCAACTACTGGGCGATCATGCGGCGACAGAAGCGGCTGAGCGCGTTCACCTGGATCTACGGGCAGCTGGCGCTGGTGTTTCCTCTGCTCGTCGCTGCGCCGCGCTACTTCGCGCACCAGATCATGCTCGGCGGCCTCATGCAGACGGCGCAGGCCTTCGGGCAAGTGCAGGGCGCGCTGAGCTTCATCGTCAACAGTTATCCCGACATCGCCCGCTGGCGTGCCGCCGTCGATCGGCTCATCGGCTTCGAGCGCGCCCTGCGCAACCCGGCAACGTGTGGGAGCGTGGAGCGCCGCATCGAGGTCCGGCGCGCGCCGACCCTCGCACTGCATGTCGACGATCTCGACATCGATCTGCCCAGCGGGGCTCCGCTGCTGCGCGCCCTGAGCTTCACGGTGCTCCCGGGCCGCTCGTTGCTCATCGTCGGTCCTGCCGGCGCGGGCAAAACGACGCTGCTGCGTGCCATCGCCGGCATCTGGCCATACGGCAAGGGCCGCATCGAGATTCCCGATACTGGGCGCGAGGTGATCATGCCGGAGAAACCGTATCTTCCTGTCGGGACCTTGCGCCAAGCGCTCACCTACCCGCAAGTCGACGCGCGCCTTGCGGGTGACGACCTGCAGTGGGACCCGAGCCAGATCGGCAGTGCCCAGCACGCCGGCCTGGCCGAGCGCGACGGTGAAGCGGCCTACTCTAGAGCGCCCATCGGGCCGGAAGGTAGCGGCCTCCCAACCGACGCCGATCTTCAGCGGACCCTCGCCCTGTGCGGCGTGGCGCATCTCGCCAGCCGCCTCGACGACGAGCAAAACTGGTCACAGCGGCTCTCCCTCAAAGAACAGAAACGGCTGGCCTTCGCGCGGCTGTTGTTGCAACGGCCCGACCTCATCTTCCTCGACGAAACGACCTCCGGCCTCGACGATGAGTCGGCGCTATACCTTTACCGCATCCTGCGCGAGGAGCTCCCCGGCGCCATGGTGATCACCGTCGGACACATAGGCCCGTTGCAGCAGCTGCACGACGCCCAACTCGAGCTGCGGCGTTGCGGGGAGCGGAGCTGA